One Miscanthus floridulus cultivar M001 chromosome 11, ASM1932011v1, whole genome shotgun sequence DNA window includes the following coding sequences:
- the LOC136493051 gene encoding protein TIC 40, chloroplastic-like has protein sequence MESLVVASFCSVSPRLPLLSSAARFRRLPGSVSPPAAAAASTSGAARKGPRRPRLFVAAAAAPRGSEHVFDGSRAKGFASMSSSTGNENMSTGTSTLPPMPPPSSYFGSPVFWIGVGVALSVAFTTVSSMVKRYAMEQAFKSMMTQAPPNSFGSNSPFPFSMPPQASPTAPSSFPYLEPKKDTSPQVLTVDVSATEVEAAGTSKEVDVTETPEPSKKFAFVDVCPEELQQKNLQSSLETVDVKHDSTDSESKEDTEEKVPTNGATFKPNEDAARGPTESSNSGPMLSIETIEKMMEDPAVQKMVYPYLPEEMRNPDSFKWMLQNPMYRQQLQDMLNNMGASPDQWDNRMVDHLKNFDLSSPEVRQQFAQVGMTPEEVVSKIMANPDVAVAFQNPKIQTAIMDCSQNPLNIVKYQNDKEVMDVFMKISQIFPQING, from the exons ATGGAGAGCCTCGTCGTCGCCTCCTTCTGCTCCGTGTCCCCACGGCTCCCGCTACTCTCCTCCGCCGCCCGCTTCCGGAGGCTGCCCGGCTCCGtgtcgccgccggcggcggcggcggcgtccaccAGCGGTGCCGCGCGGAAAGGGCCGAGGAGGCCCAGGCTCTTCGTCGCCGCCGCGGCGGCTCCTCGCGGATCCGAGCACG TTTTTGATGGATCGAGAGCAAAAGGCTTTGCAAGCATGTCATCTTCGACTGGCAATGAGAATATGTCTACTGGAACCAGTACCCTGCCTCCCATGCCTCCACCATCATCATACTT TGGTTCACCTGTTTTCTGGATTGGAGTTGGTGTAGCATTGTCTGTGGCGTTTACCACG GTCTCTTCCATGGTAAAG AGATATGCCATGGAACAAGCATTTAAGTCAATGATGACCCAGGCACCACCAAACTCATTTGGCTCCAACTCGCCTTTCCCATTTAGCATGCCACCACAGGCATCTCCTACTGCACCAAGCAGTTTTCCGTACTTGGAACCAAAGAAAGATACCTCCCCACAGGTGTTAACTGTTGATGTCTCAGCTACCGAAGTGGAAGCCGCTGGAACATCGAAAGAGGTGGATGTGACTGAAACTCCGGAACCTTCAAAGAAATTTG CATTTGTTGATGTTTGTCCCGAAGAGTTGCAGCAAAAGAACCTCCAATCTTCATTGGAGACGGTAGATGTAAAACATGATAGTACAGACAGTGAAAGTAAGGAGGATACTGAGGAAAAA GTTCCCACAAATGGAGCGACTTTTAAGCCGAATGAAGATGCTGCTCGTGGGCCAACTGAATCTA GTAACTCGGGACCTATGCTATCCATTGAGACAATTGAAAAAATGATGGAAGATCCAGCTGTGCAGAAGATGGTGTATCC CTACTTGCCTGAAGAGATGAGGAACCCAGATTCGTTCAAGT GGATGCTGCAGAATCCAATGTACCGGCAACAACTACAGGATATGCT AAATAACATGGGTGCCTCTCCTGATCAATGGGATAACCGCATGGTTGATCACCTAAAGAACTTTGACCTTAGCAGTCCAGAAGTGCGGCAGCAGTTTG CGCAAGTTGGCATGACTCCTGAGGAAGTGGTATCAAAAATAATGGCAAACCCAGATGTAGCTGTTGCATTCCAGAATCCAAAAATACAGACAGCCATCATGGAC TGCTCGCAGAACCCTCTTAACATTGTAAAATACCAAAACGACAAGGAG GTCATGGACGTTTTCATGAAGATATCACAAATCTTCCCCCAAATTAACGGCTAG